One genomic region from Caballeronia sp. M1242 encodes:
- a CDS encoding methyl-accepting chemotaxis protein, with product MLFQRLARMNAGTQFAVLACTLAAIVVACFTLAVTRSAGEQVDAHALARVESDNRSIVTMIRLYDTAVNAEVTRFMTLFSHRLPNDFALDDTHTVDVAGAATPLLSAGDKPLNGDFSIPDAFLEESGAIATIFARTGDDFVRVTTSLKKQDGSRAVGTMLDRKGPAYGPVLAGRSYIGMAALFGKQYITEYKPVKDAAGRVIGALFVGVDVTAEMAALQNDIRKLTVGESGYHFVVDASSGPNRGKLLVHPGNEGQVADERVAPFGRMLETREGQLAFAGADIPGADAHVHGGVKEIVFTTVPEWNWMIGGIAYRDELLSGIRASRNRFLLLGLVVIAALVGALLYAVSKLVGAPIDEVTRASERIAAGDLTVRIDTARQDDIGRLMRSIDGVSQGLAGIVAQVRSASADMTHGTARIASGSSDIASRIATQASSVEETAASMEQITSTVQQNAANTEQAGTLVASASDAARAGGDAVARVVETMSEIDASARRIADITATIEGIAFQTNILALNAAVEAARAGEHGKGFAVVASEVRALAQRSAGAVKEIEALISESATRVSHGFKMAEEASSTMRGIVDHVARVNAIVGEIGVASREQACGIEQVNTAVMQIGEATQQNASLVGEAEHSTAELREQAERLAHAVSMFRV from the coding sequence TGGAAAGCGACAATCGCTCGATCGTGACGATGATCCGTCTTTACGACACCGCAGTGAACGCAGAGGTCACGCGCTTCATGACCCTGTTCTCGCATCGCCTGCCGAACGATTTCGCGCTCGACGACACGCATACCGTCGATGTCGCCGGCGCAGCGACGCCGCTCTTGAGCGCGGGCGACAAGCCCTTGAACGGAGACTTCTCCATTCCCGATGCGTTTCTGGAAGAAAGCGGCGCAATTGCGACGATCTTCGCCCGCACCGGAGACGACTTCGTCCGCGTGACCACGTCGCTCAAGAAGCAGGACGGATCGCGCGCCGTGGGCACGATGCTCGACCGCAAGGGACCCGCTTACGGTCCGGTGCTCGCCGGGAGAAGCTATATCGGCATGGCCGCGCTCTTCGGCAAGCAATACATCACCGAATACAAGCCCGTGAAAGATGCGGCAGGCCGCGTGATCGGCGCGCTCTTCGTGGGCGTCGACGTGACCGCGGAAATGGCCGCGCTGCAGAACGACATTCGCAAGTTGACGGTTGGCGAGAGCGGCTATCACTTCGTCGTCGATGCGTCGAGCGGGCCGAACCGCGGCAAGCTGCTCGTGCACCCCGGCAACGAGGGGCAAGTGGCGGATGAGCGCGTCGCACCGTTCGGCCGCATGCTCGAGACGCGCGAAGGCCAGCTCGCCTTCGCTGGCGCCGACATCCCCGGCGCGGATGCGCATGTCCACGGCGGCGTGAAGGAGATCGTCTTCACAACGGTGCCGGAATGGAACTGGATGATTGGCGGCATCGCCTACCGCGATGAATTGCTCTCCGGCATTCGCGCGAGCCGCAATCGCTTCCTGTTGCTCGGCCTCGTCGTGATCGCCGCGCTCGTCGGCGCGCTGCTCTATGCCGTGTCCAAGCTCGTTGGCGCTCCTATCGACGAAGTCACGCGCGCTTCCGAACGCATCGCAGCGGGCGATCTGACCGTGCGCATCGACACGGCGCGCCAGGACGACATCGGGCGTCTGATGCGCTCGATCGACGGCGTGTCGCAAGGGCTCGCGGGCATCGTCGCGCAAGTGCGCAGCGCATCCGCCGATATGACGCACGGCACCGCGCGCATCGCGTCCGGGAGCAGCGACATCGCATCGCGTATCGCGACGCAGGCATCGAGCGTCGAAGAAACTGCGGCGAGCATGGAGCAGATCACGTCGACCGTTCAGCAGAACGCAGCGAACACCGAGCAGGCGGGCACGCTCGTGGCATCTGCATCGGACGCGGCACGCGCGGGCGGCGACGCCGTGGCGCGTGTCGTCGAGACGATGAGCGAGATCGATGCATCCGCAAGACGCATCGCCGACATCACCGCGACGATCGAGGGCATCGCGTTCCAGACGAATATCTTGGCGCTCAACGCTGCGGTCGAGGCGGCGCGCGCCGGCGAACATGGCAAGGGCTTTGCGGTCGTCGCATCGGAAGTGCGGGCGCTGGCGCAACGCAGTGCCGGCGCGGTCAAGGAAATCGAGGCGTTGATCTCGGAGTCCGCGACCAGGGTCTCGCACGGCTTCAAGATGGCGGAAGAAGCGAGCAGCACCATGCGCGGCATCGTCGATCATGTCGCGCGCGTAAATGCAATCGTCGGCGAAATCGGCGTCGCTTCGCGCGAGCAGGCTTGCGGTATCGAGCAGGTCAACACGGCCGTGATGCAGATCGGCGAAGCGACGCAGCAGAACGCGTCGCTCGTTGGGGAAGCAGAGCACTCGACCGCCGAACTGCGCGAGCAGGCCGAACGGCTCGCACACGCAGTCAGCATGTTTCGCGTGTGA
- a CDS encoding oxidoreductase, whose translation MSASGSESPVWFITGCSTGFGRELAAAVIDRGWRAVVAARDPRSVTDIIERGQGRAFPVQLDVTRADHIAAAVAAAHEAFGHIDVLVNNAGFGYLAAVEEGEDDEVRAMFEANFFGAAAMIRAVLPRMRERRAGHIVNITSVGGLVGNPGSGYYAATKFALEGLGEALARETEGLGIKVTAVEPGPFRTDWAGRSLRQTGKPIDDYADVAGRRRAGIAQTSGKQPGDPVRAVQVIIEAVQSPEPPAHLVLGNAGMELVRGKLARLARDLDAWQARSAWSDNPVE comes from the coding sequence ATGTCAGCATCAGGCAGCGAATCACCGGTGTGGTTCATCACAGGTTGCTCGACCGGCTTCGGGCGCGAACTCGCCGCGGCCGTCATCGATCGCGGGTGGCGGGCGGTGGTCGCGGCGCGCGATCCGCGAAGCGTCACGGATATCATCGAACGCGGGCAGGGCCGCGCGTTCCCCGTGCAACTGGACGTGACTCGCGCGGACCACATTGCCGCCGCCGTCGCTGCCGCGCACGAAGCGTTCGGCCATATCGACGTGCTCGTGAACAACGCAGGCTTCGGTTATCTCGCGGCAGTGGAAGAAGGCGAGGACGACGAAGTGCGCGCCATGTTCGAAGCCAATTTCTTCGGCGCGGCCGCGATGATCCGCGCGGTCCTGCCGCGCATGCGCGAGCGCCGGGCGGGGCATATCGTCAACATCACGTCGGTGGGCGGCCTCGTCGGCAATCCGGGCAGCGGCTATTACGCGGCGACGAAGTTCGCGCTGGAGGGCCTCGGCGAGGCGCTCGCACGCGAAACGGAAGGGCTCGGCATCAAGGTGACGGCAGTCGAGCCGGGACCGTTCCGCACGGACTGGGCGGGGCGCTCCCTGCGTCAGACCGGCAAGCCGATCGACGACTACGCCGATGTTGCGGGCCGCCGCCGCGCGGGCATCGCGCAGACGAGCGGCAAGCAGCCGGGCGACCCGGTGCGCGCCGTGCAGGTCATCATCGAGGCGGTGCAATCTCCTGAGCCACCCGCGCATCTCGTGCTCGGCAACGCCGGCATGGAACTGGTGCGCGGCAAGCTCGCGCGGCTCGCGCGTGACCTCGACGCGTGGCAAGCGCGCAGCGCCTGGAGCGACAATCCCGTGGAATGA
- a CDS encoding response regulator, which translates to MYVLFVEDDARLCDAFRDLAVSLGHVAHVAYDGHQAMLLAAENRYDTIFIDIGLPDVDGRDLCRRLRAAGPSQLACVVAVTGDDRHRNELHEHFDGYFLKPFTADGFRAVLDAC; encoded by the coding sequence ATGTACGTCCTGTTTGTAGAAGATGACGCCCGTCTTTGCGATGCATTCAGAGACCTTGCCGTGTCTCTCGGACACGTCGCGCACGTGGCCTACGACGGTCATCAGGCGATGCTGCTGGCAGCAGAGAACCGCTACGACACCATCTTTATCGATATCGGCCTGCCGGACGTCGATGGGCGCGACCTGTGCCGGCGCTTGCGGGCTGCGGGCCCGAGCCAGCTTGCGTGCGTCGTGGCGGTCACCGGCGACGACCGGCATAGAAACGAACTGCACGAGCACTTCGACGGCTACTTCCTGAAGCCTTTCACCGCCGACGGTTTTCGCGCGGTACTCGACGCCTGCTGA
- a CDS encoding M48 family metalloprotease, producing MDKTAQLASRLVAHYAQALGIATPGVRFVETTCGPCYDALFNRIEIDTRTLDLLEPALRLVLAHEVAHATQRAALLANFAAIVLFVSLLFAVSCALFASLPEAELWQVSIPGACFALAVIASRKAWRARADARLARLELDADAKAALLCGPQATRDALKLMVARGYVDAARLHGMQCHLSLSPDDALKD from the coding sequence ATGGACAAGACGGCCCAACTGGCATCGCGGCTCGTCGCGCATTATGCGCAGGCGCTGGGCATCGCGACGCCTGGCGTCCGGTTCGTGGAGACGACGTGCGGTCCGTGCTATGACGCCTTGTTCAATCGCATCGAGATCGATACGCGCACGCTCGATTTGCTCGAGCCTGCGCTTCGCCTCGTGCTCGCGCACGAAGTCGCGCATGCGACGCAGCGCGCAGCGTTGCTTGCGAACTTCGCGGCGATCGTGTTGTTCGTGAGCTTGCTCTTTGCGGTGTCGTGCGCTCTGTTTGCGTCGTTGCCGGAAGCCGAGCTCTGGCAAGTGTCCATTCCCGGTGCGTGCTTCGCGCTTGCTGTGATCGCGTCACGAAAGGCATGGCGCGCGCGTGCCGACGCGCGCCTTGCGAGATTGGAACTCGATGCCGATGCTAAGGCGGCGCTGCTGTGCGGCCCGCAAGCGACGCGCGACGCGTTGAAGCTGATGGTCGCGCGCGGCTATGTCGACGCTGCGCGGCTTCACGGCATGCAGTGTCACCTGAGCCTTTCGCCGGACGATGCGCTGAAGGACTAG
- a CDS encoding glycosyltransferase encodes MSDTSPLLTIVVAAYNVEGYIEEALESLLSQPHIDAMRIIVVDDGSHDETNSAVQLMIERDGGAHIQLIRQQNAGVSAARNLGLAAVTTPYVGFLDGDDIYLKGFTEAIIPRLAEGKYDMVEYNVSIIDDEGRQLDELVLVSETEGGDHPVDRSARLHFADTFHTFVWARVYRTELFETVRFPVGRHYEDMAIMPSLYLRAKRFYRIAEPLIGYRRRFGSITQKATLHDMRDLQVNGVEALARCDGGEMDDYWLAVFDKVFQRACHVCARVDRASFREASEILSDMAADHRSTRARLAERNGRPVVELKPFDLNVRADRSIHFLKSLVKKVLRRSLDRRQRERRPVRRERLRMTERSGA; translated from the coding sequence GTGTCAGACACAAGTCCGCTGCTCACCATCGTGGTTGCAGCCTATAACGTCGAGGGGTACATCGAAGAAGCGCTCGAGTCGCTACTGAGCCAGCCACACATCGACGCGATGCGCATCATCGTCGTCGACGACGGGTCTCATGACGAGACCAACTCCGCAGTCCAACTCATGATCGAGCGCGACGGCGGCGCGCATATCCAGCTCATCCGGCAGCAGAACGCCGGCGTGAGCGCCGCACGCAACCTCGGCCTTGCCGCGGTGACGACACCGTACGTCGGCTTCCTGGACGGCGACGATATTTACCTCAAGGGATTCACCGAGGCCATCATTCCGCGCCTCGCGGAAGGTAAATACGACATGGTCGAGTACAACGTGAGCATCATCGACGACGAGGGGCGTCAGCTGGACGAACTCGTTCTGGTGAGCGAAACGGAGGGCGGCGATCATCCGGTGGATCGCAGCGCGCGACTGCATTTTGCCGATACGTTCCACACGTTCGTCTGGGCGCGCGTCTATCGCACCGAACTGTTCGAGACGGTACGGTTTCCCGTTGGACGCCATTACGAAGACATGGCGATCATGCCGTCTCTCTATCTTCGCGCGAAACGCTTCTATCGCATTGCAGAGCCGCTGATCGGTTATCGCAGACGGTTCGGCAGCATCACGCAGAAAGCCACGCTGCACGATATGCGCGATCTGCAGGTGAACGGCGTCGAGGCGCTCGCGCGCTGCGACGGTGGCGAGATGGACGATTACTGGCTCGCCGTATTCGACAAGGTCTTCCAGCGCGCGTGCCACGTCTGCGCGCGCGTCGATCGGGCATCGTTTCGCGAGGCTTCGGAAATACTGTCCGACATGGCGGCCGACCACCGCAGCACGCGCGCAAGGCTTGCCGAGCGCAATGGACGTCCAGTCGTCGAACTCAAGCCCTTCGATCTCAATGTGCGCGCCGACCGGTCCATTCACTTTCTCAAGTCGCTCGTGAAGAAAGTGCTGAGGCGCAGCCTCGATCGGCGTCAGCGGGAGCGGCGCCCCGTCAGAAGAGAGCGGCTGCGGATGACCGAACGTTCAGGCGCCTGA
- a CDS encoding EAL domain-containing protein, producing the protein MKIERSKPSHIAVHAASPGCAGCKTDADPALEFAFAFQPIVDVAAAETYAHEALVRGPNGEPAGTVLSQVSDSNRYDFDQRCRTTAIAQAVQIGLDSLLSINFMPNAVYRAEACIRSTFDAAEKHGFPIERIIFETVEGENIISRPHLVDIFRAYKRFGFQTAIDDFGAGYSGLTLLVDFQPDLIKLDMELVRGIDTDSVQQRIVRGVLAICRDLGIRVIAEGIETKGERDFFMANDVRLMQGYFFAKPAFNAIPALSAAAFAA; encoded by the coding sequence ATGAAGATCGAGCGGAGCAAGCCGAGCCACATTGCCGTTCACGCGGCCTCGCCAGGCTGCGCCGGTTGCAAAACCGACGCGGATCCAGCGCTCGAGTTTGCGTTCGCGTTTCAACCGATCGTCGACGTGGCCGCAGCGGAGACATACGCGCACGAAGCGCTGGTGCGCGGCCCGAATGGCGAACCGGCGGGCACGGTGCTCTCGCAAGTCAGCGACAGCAACCGCTACGACTTCGATCAACGCTGCCGCACGACCGCCATCGCGCAGGCCGTGCAAATCGGGCTCGACAGCCTTCTCTCCATCAACTTCATGCCGAACGCGGTCTATCGGGCCGAAGCGTGTATTCGAAGCACCTTCGACGCCGCGGAGAAGCACGGCTTTCCGATCGAGCGCATTATCTTCGAGACGGTCGAAGGCGAGAACATCATCAGCCGGCCGCATCTGGTCGATATCTTCCGCGCCTACAAGCGATTCGGCTTCCAGACGGCTATCGACGATTTCGGCGCCGGCTACTCGGGCCTGACCTTGCTCGTCGACTTTCAGCCGGACTTGATCAAGCTCGACATGGAACTGGTGCGCGGCATTGACACCGATTCTGTGCAGCAGCGCATCGTGCGAGGTGTGCTCGCCATATGCCGCGACCTCGGCATTCGCGTGATCGCGGAAGGCATCGAAACGAAGGGCGAACGCGACTTCTTCATGGCCAACGACGTGCGCCTGATGCAGGGCTATTTCTTCGCGAAGCCTGCGTTCAATGCCATTCCTGCCTTGAGCGCAGCCGCTTTCGCGGCGTGA
- a CDS encoding cold-shock protein yields the protein MATGTVKWFNDAKGFGFITPDDGGEDLFAHFSEIQSKGFKSLQENQKVSFEVKQGPKGKQASTIQPL from the coding sequence ATGGCAACAGGTACCGTCAAGTGGTTCAACGATGCAAAGGGTTTTGGTTTCATTACGCCGGATGACGGCGGTGAGGACCTGTTTGCACATTTCTCCGAAATCCAGTCCAAGGGTTTCAAGTCGCTTCAGGAAAACCAGAAGGTGAGCTTCGAAGTCAAGCAAGGCCCCAAGGGCAAGCAGGCTTCGACGATCCAGCCGCTGTAA